The following are encoded together in the Magnetospirillum gryphiswaldense MSR-1 v2 genome:
- a CDS encoding heavy metal translocating P-type ATPase — protein MSNTPWLGSVAVVHRLPGRIRLRYRRHPDAPAHGAALEAAACLLDGVETARANDRARSLVLHFDPALTDGDRLAAALAGLTLDDIAAKTARTDDGRAAVAAALAVLLGTNALPMGLRLPVSLHAALPLLHHTAADYGKNGITSHVLEAMAVSISLARSDFTAANTTTFMLALGEYMENSIARRSDDLLKHLLRPTSDQVWVLKDGVEVQIPATEVAVGDTVIVGAGTVIPVDGTVLVGEATVNEAAMTGESVAVVKGRGDAVLSGTLMEEGRLGIYAEQVGSRTAAARIADYVEQSLTAKSEAQIEAAKLADQLVPTVLKLAGASALVTGNWRNAASVLQADYSCALKLATPVAFKSAMFDAGRAGILVKGATALERLASADTFIFDKTGTLTTGMLDVTDSITFDASFSADDLICLAASVEEHYFHPLALAVVNAAKATHNHHFDHAEVQFIVAHGVASVIDGKRVVVGSRHFVQEDEGIDISLHQPVIDRLYQQGKTLLFIGYGGKLLGILALKDSIRATSAETIARLRRAGAKRILLLTGDHRDRAADLAAALGLDVFHAELMPEDKADIIARLSRDGARIAFIGDGINDAPALAGAHVGIAMQGRRHRPPDRRHRPVGGQHRPRRRRQGTGQCRHGPHRRQLPSDRGAEHRHPGLGGAGPAVAHRHRAFAQRHHHRHPAQRLAPTDADRPLERFHAERNR, from the coding sequence ATGAGCAACACCCCGTGGCTGGGCTCGGTGGCGGTGGTCCACCGCCTGCCCGGTCGTATCCGCCTGCGCTATCGCCGCCATCCAGACGCCCCCGCCCATGGCGCGGCGCTGGAGGCGGCGGCGTGTCTGCTGGATGGAGTCGAGACCGCCCGTGCCAACGACCGCGCCCGCTCGCTGGTGCTCCACTTCGACCCAGCCCTGACCGATGGCGACCGTCTTGCCGCCGCCCTGGCCGGGCTGACCCTGGACGACATCGCCGCCAAGACGGCCAGGACCGATGACGGTAGGGCGGCGGTGGCCGCCGCCTTGGCCGTACTGTTGGGCACCAACGCCTTGCCCATGGGGCTGCGTCTGCCGGTCAGCTTGCACGCGGCCCTGCCGTTGCTGCATCACACCGCCGCCGATTATGGCAAGAACGGCATCACCAGCCATGTGCTTGAAGCCATGGCGGTGTCCATCTCGCTGGCGCGGTCCGATTTCACCGCCGCCAACACCACCACCTTCATGCTGGCCTTGGGCGAATACATGGAAAATTCCATCGCCCGCCGCTCCGACGATTTGCTGAAACACCTGCTGCGCCCGACCAGCGATCAGGTCTGGGTGTTGAAGGACGGGGTCGAGGTGCAGATCCCGGCCACCGAAGTGGCGGTGGGCGATACCGTCATCGTCGGCGCCGGCACCGTTATCCCCGTCGACGGCACCGTGCTGGTCGGCGAGGCCACCGTCAACGAGGCGGCCATGACCGGTGAAAGCGTCGCCGTGGTCAAGGGCCGTGGTGACGCGGTGTTGTCGGGCACGCTGATGGAGGAAGGCCGCCTCGGCATCTATGCCGAGCAGGTGGGCAGCCGCACCGCCGCCGCCCGCATCGCCGATTATGTGGAACAATCGCTGACCGCCAAAAGCGAGGCCCAGATCGAGGCGGCCAAGCTGGCCGACCAATTGGTCCCCACCGTGCTCAAGCTGGCCGGTGCCTCGGCCCTGGTTACCGGCAACTGGCGCAACGCCGCCTCGGTGTTGCAGGCCGATTATTCCTGCGCCCTCAAACTGGCCACGCCGGTGGCCTTCAAATCGGCCATGTTCGACGCCGGTCGCGCCGGCATCCTGGTCAAGGGCGCCACCGCGCTGGAACGGCTGGCCAGCGCCGACACCTTCATCTTCGACAAGACCGGCACCTTGACCACCGGCATGCTGGACGTCACCGATTCCATCACCTTCGACGCCTCGTTCAGTGCCGACGACCTGATCTGTCTGGCCGCATCGGTGGAAGAACATTACTTCCACCCCCTGGCCCTGGCCGTGGTCAATGCCGCCAAGGCCACTCACAACCACCATTTCGACCATGCCGAAGTGCAGTTCATCGTCGCCCATGGCGTCGCCAGCGTCATCGACGGCAAGCGCGTGGTGGTCGGCTCGCGTCATTTCGTCCAGGAGGACGAAGGCATCGACATCAGCTTGCATCAGCCGGTGATCGACCGCCTGTACCAGCAGGGCAAGACCCTGCTGTTCATCGGTTATGGCGGTAAATTACTGGGTATCCTGGCGTTGAAGGATTCCATCCGCGCCACCAGCGCCGAAACCATCGCCCGCCTGCGCCGGGCCGGGGCCAAGCGCATCCTGCTGTTGACCGGCGACCACCGCGACCGCGCCGCCGATCTGGCCGCCGCGTTGGGCCTGGACGTTTTCCACGCCGAGCTGATGCCCGAGGACAAGGCCGACATCATCGCCCGGCTGAGCCGGGACGGCGCCCGCATCGCCTTTATCGGCGACGGTATCAACGACGCCCCGGCCCTGGCCGGCGCCCATGTGGGCATCGCCATGCAAGGGCGCCGACATCGCCCGCCTGACCGCCGACATCGCCCTGTTGGAGGACAACATCGACCGCGTCGCCGACGCCAAGGAACTGGCCAATGCCGCCATGGACCGCATCGCCGGCAATTACCGTCTGACCGTGGGGCTGAACACCGGCATCCTGGGCTTGGCGGCGCTGGGCCTGCTGTCGCCCATCGCCACCGCGCTTTTGCACAACGGCACCACCATCGGCATCCTGCTCAACGCCTTGCGCCGACTGATGCCGACCGCCCGCTAGAGCGGTTTCACGCCGAGCGGAATCGGTAG
- a CDS encoding HMA2 domain-containing protein gives MSVDLDFPLLRFIRALTIAHHIPGRIRLKLTAPLGADLMAQAAEAKRFGQSLGAMPGIRSVSLNPLAKSCTIEYDARMIPASAWDGLLSGQDAPGSEILLQTLVNAAKA, from the coding sequence GTGTCCGTGGATTTGGATTTCCCGCTACTGCGCTTCATTCGCGCTCTCACCATCGCCCATCACATCCCTGGGCGCATCCGCCTGAAGTTGACCGCGCCGCTGGGCGCCGACCTGATGGCCCAAGCAGCCGAGGCCAAACGGTTCGGCCAGTCCCTCGGGGCCATGCCGGGCATCCGTAGCGTCAGCCTGAACCCGTTGGCGAAATCCTGCACCATCGAATACGACGCCCGCATGATCCCGGCTTCCGCCTGGGATGGCCTGCTGTCCGGGCAAGATGCCCCGGGCAGCGAAATTCTTCTGCAAACCTTGGTGAATGCCGCCAAGGCCTGA